The DNA segment GGGGACAAGAGTATCAGCTTTGCTGGCTGCTTCACTCAGTATTTCTTTGCCATATTCCTTGGGGCCACAGAGTTTTACCTTCTGGCTGCCATGTCCTATGACCGCTATGTGGCCATCTGCAAACCTCTGCATTACACCACCATCATGAGCAGCAGAGtctgcacccagctgattttctgCTCTTGGCTGGGTGGGCTAATGGCTATTATACCACCAATCACCCTGATGAGTCAGCAGGACTTTTGTGCATCCAACAGGCTGAATCATTATTTCTGTGACTATGAGCCTCTTCTGGAACTCTCATGTTCAGACACAAGCCTCATAGAGAAGGTTGTCGTTCTTGTGGCATCTGTGACCCTGGTGGTCACTCTGGTGCTAGTGATTCTCTCCTATACATTCATTATCAAGACTATTCTGAAGCTCCCCTCTGCTCAGCAAAGGACAAAAGCCTTTTCCACTTGTTCTTCCCACATGATTGTCATCTCCCTCTCTTATGGAAGCTGCATGTTTATGTACATTAATCCCTCTGCAAAAGAAGGGGATGCATTCAACAAGGGAGTAGCCCTACTCATTACTTCAGTTGCTCCTTTGTTGAA comes from the Macaca mulatta isolate MMU2019108-1 chromosome 11, T2T-MMU8v2.0, whole genome shotgun sequence genome and includes:
- the LOC706668 gene encoding olfactory receptor 2AP1, with product MKNKTVLTEFILLGLTDIPELQVAVFTFLFLTYLLSILGNLIILILTLLDSHLQTPMYFFLRNFSFLEISFTNIFIPRVLISITTGDKSISFAGCFTQYFFAIFLGATEFYLLAAMSYDRYVAICKPLHYTTIMSSRVCTQLIFCSWLGGLMAIIPPITLMSQQDFCASNRLNHYFCDYEPLLELSCSDTSLIEKVVVLVASVTLVVTLVLVILSYTFIIKTILKLPSAQQRTKAFSTCSSHMIVISLSYGSCMFMYINPSAKEGDAFNKGVALLITSVAPLLNPFIYTLRNQQVKQAFKDIVKKLVNL